From one Lycium ferocissimum isolate CSIRO_LF1 chromosome 5, AGI_CSIRO_Lferr_CH_V1, whole genome shotgun sequence genomic stretch:
- the LOC132057431 gene encoding uncharacterized protein LOC132057431: MQNQQQQQQLQTLMQSGQISGSLSFNGNISKEDEEMSKSALSSFKAKEEEIEKKKLEVKEKVQAQLGRIEEETKRLAIIREELEGLSDPMKKEVSTVRKRIDVVNKELKPLGQTCQKKEREYKEALELFNEKHKEKVQLISRLMELVGESEKARMKKLEELSKSIETIQ; the protein is encoded by the exons ATGcagaatcaacaacaacaacaacagttACAAACACTTATGCAAAGTGGACAAATATCAGGGAGTTTAAGTTTTAATGGGAATATAagtaaagaagatgaagaaatgtcAAAATCAGCACTGTCAAGTTTTAAAGCTAAAGAAGAAGAGattgaaaaaaagaaacttGAAGTTAAAGAGAAAGTTCAAGCTCAGTTAGGTCGTATTGAAGAAGAAACTAAACGTTTGGCTATTATTCGTGAG GAACTAGAGGGATTATCAGATCCAATGAAGAAAGAAGTTTCAACGGTCCGAAAGAGGATTGATGTTGTCAACAAGGAGTTAAAACCCCTGGGACAGACTTGCCAGAAGAAG GAGAGAGAATACAAAGAAGCTCTTGAGCTCTTCAATGAAAAACATAAGGAAAAAGTACAACTTATATCAAGATTGATGGAG CTGGTGGGTGAAAGCGAGAAAGCGAGGATGAAGAAGTTGGAGGAGCTGAGCAAGAGTATAGAAACGATTCAGTGA